AGGGTCCCAGCCCTGGCATTGTGAGATTTGTGATATGCATGAGGTCCCAGTGGTAGACAACTCGTGGTCACCACAGACctaaaggtcggcggttcaaacccacctgcagtACTGCCGAGGAAAGGCCTGGATGACACAGGCAAGGAACCAATAACAGTTCTCCCTGCTGAGTTGTCAGGGGCTGGgggcagctgtgtgtgtgtgtgtacgtgtgagaGAGAGCAGAATCAGGAAGATTCCCTGGAGGAGGAGGCCAGAATGACAGACACATACATCAAGAGCAGCGGATGGCAGAAGCCTCTCTCTAGGGCCAACTGATGTCAGGCCAGgacatgtgtgtctgtctgcgggGCTTGGCACCCACCCCTGGGCCTTGCTGCCTCGAGGCGGCGGCGAACATGGGCCTGTCTGCAGAGCGGTCCAGCTGGACTGGGCGCCAGTGTCAGAGTCAGGGCTGCTGACAGCCCTGGGCGCCTAGCCTGGGACAGCACCCTTCTTGGCCCACCGCCAGGCTGCCTGCCCTGGGGAACCAGGCCCAGAAGAGCAGCGGGCTGCCAGAGCCTGGCTGGTGGGGCCACCTTTGGCTCACACGAAACCTCAGATGGACTTTAGTGCTTTCACCGTTTTTCAAGGGGGATGGCAGTGTAGGAAAATGCGGGCACGAGGGCCAATCTCCCCGATCACTGGGCACAGCTCACTGTCCTGCAGGGGAGGGGCTTCCCTCCAGGTCGTCCTGAGTCAGAGCCCCAGACCACAGCCTGCTGCCCTGTGGGCCTGGGCGGAGTGCCCACGGTGCTAGGGATAGGGTAGggtccagccttctggggcagaaACTGACCTTGCACCTGGACTCATCCCCCCTGGAGCTTGGCCAGCCCTCCTCAGGGGTGACGTCACGCAGCCTTACTGACTCCTTCCCATCCACCACAATGGCTGCAGTTCAGTGCCCACTTGTGTCCAGCAGGGACTGGCCGGGGCTCCAGATGCCAAGTCCATTTCCCTGGGTAGCTTGAAGCTGTCCATAGCAGAGGTGGTGATACTGTGTCTTCAGCGAAGGCCACTCTTAGGGAGGTGACCAGAGGGGGGTGGCGAGATGGCACCAGGGACGTCTGCTTCCTGGCCGGTCTCCATCTGGGTTTGTCCAACATTTCCCATCATGAAGACTTTCCGGGTGAGGCCAGACTTGTAAGAATCTGTCCTGAAAAGGCACTGAAAGCAGGCCCCCTAATGCACCGCCTGCTGTGTCATCCACCCcttgaggagaaaggctcccgtGAGCTGCTGGGGCCCCCAGCTCTGCGGGTTCCAACCGCTGAGTGCTtagctgctgtgccaccagggctcccctctgTGATCTGAAGGGCTGAGTACTGAGCAACAGTAATGCTTATTGAAACACTACAGAGAACGTTTGAAAAGTGTAAGCTCTTTGCCGTCAGGAGGAGAAGGTGTAGATGGGCAGCGAGAACAGCCAGCGGAAGTGGGGTGGACGACTCATCCaatcccccccacaccccacccacctGCCTGATAAGTTGGGCCTGGCCCCTGATGCCAAAAAGTCACGACCTTGAGACCCCGTGGGATGGTTTCCCTCCAGAGACCCCAAGCGGGAATCCACTGGCAACCTTTGGGAGGACAGGTGGGACCTGGAGGGCCAGTGGGGTTGCGGTCCCAGGTCTCTGCCGTCAGTCTGACACCTGGTTTCAAGTGAACAAGGAAGCATTTTCTAGAACAAAGGACCAAGTCCGGTCGGGACCCAGACCTGGTTCCTACCCAAATCAGAGGTGCGGGGACTGCGGGGTGTCCAGCTTCCCGCCCATTGTGCCTCTCGGGCTAGAGAGGGCACTTCAGCAGGTGTATGCAGTACGTCACCCTGGAAGGCCTATAGGTGAACCCCTGAAAATAGAGCCACCAGCAAATCACTGTTTGTGTAACTGAAAATAAGATGTTGAAAAAGTACAAGGAGGGTCGTAAGTGCCGTTCCTGGTGACTCGGGTAAGTCCCAAGATGGACTACCTGCACCCCCACATGCTCCCGCTGCCTGCGTGCCCGTGCATGCAGACCAGAGGAGTCCGGGGGTGACGCAGCTGGAAGCATGCTGCAGAAGGGCATCTGACAACAGGGCAGAGTAAGGATGTCCTGAGGGAGCAGCAGGGCttatgccttgggctgttaacctcgtGGACAGCAGTTAGCACCAGCGGCTTcacggagaaagacaggctttctactcccagaaagtcttggaaacctaagtCAGCATCGACGCCCTGGctgtgtttggggttttctggttTGGGGCGGAGCACAGCATTCCGCTAGCAACCGTGCGATGTGGGTGGCTTGCTCGCGCAGTGGCGCCCAGGCGACGCCGTCCGTCCACGGAGGAGTGAAAAGGAAGGGCCGGCAGGGATGGGTGGTCCTCCTGCCTCCGGGAGGCGCCTCCCCAGTGTTgcgcagcggggggggggggggttgggaagCAGCAGGCCGCAGGCTGAGACCGAGGTGGTGTGTGTTGCAGGCTGTTGATGGAGAAGGGGGCGGATGACAGCCGGCACCGTGGTCATCACCGGGGGCATCTTGGCCACAGTGATCTTGCTCTGCATCATTGCAGTGCTGTGTTACTGCCGGCTCCAGGTACGGGGCGGGGTCTGCGGGAGGGGCGGGACATCCTAGAGAGCAGGGGGAGGAGCGTCCTGAGATCAGTGGGCGTGGTCTTCCTGGTAGGCGGGGCATGTCCCGGAGAGCAAGGGCCGGTgtccacagggggcagagcatcCGCGAGAGCGGGAGGCTGGTCTTGGGAGGAGGGAAGCCGCTTGGGCAGCGTCCAGTGTGGGTTCTGGGGCGGGGCGTCGCTGTCACCGTCCGCCTCTGTCCACAGTACTACTGCTGCAAGAAGGACGAGGAGGAGGACGACGACGAGGAGGAGCCCGACTACGCGGTGCACTCGAGCCTGCCGCCACTGCACTCCAACCGCAACCTCGTGCTGACCAACGGGCCGGCGCTCTACCCCGCCGCCGCCACCTCCTTCAGCCACAAGTCCCCGCAGGCCCGCGCCCTCTGCCGCAGCTGCTCCTACTACGAGCCGCCCACCTTCTTCCTGCAAGAGCCTGAGGACGAGGGCGTGCGCAACGGGGGCGAGCGCGTGGCCTACCGGAGCATCAGCCAGGAGGACGTGGAGCTATCGCCCGGCGCCTTCGGGGGCCTGCAGGCACTCAACCCCAACCGCCTCTCGGCCATGCGCGAGGCCTTCTCCCGCAGCCGCAGCATCAGCACCGACGTCTGACCACATGGCAGCTGCCCAGCCCGCCTGCGCGCGGGGGAGGCGGGGCCCGGGCTCTTGGCCCGGGGGAGGTGCTCTGAGCGCCAGGTGGGCATGGCGGAGGGACAGGGGGCTTGCTCCAGGGCGAggcagggaacccctggcctttgAAAATGTGCAGGGCAGGGGGGTCTCCATAGCGGCCCTGGCCACTGGGCCACCTCCCTCATTGGGCCTTCCCACCTGTgctgggctggggtggcccatgtGACTCTGGTGGCGCCTGTGGCCCAGACCTCTCACTGATCCCAGTTCAGCGCCCCAGACCCGCACCCCAGCACCCCGCACCCCGgccctctctcactcacacaccccattcactcactcacacaccttGCTGGCGCCCATACTCACAGTCACTCACACATAGCACAGACAGGCAggaacatacacatacacacactgacaCATTCACACTCGtcctcatacacacatgcatattcaTGTTCTAcatgcacatacattcacacacatcCTCACATACATGCAGACACATATCTACTCATTCTTTCACACacttgcgcgcacacacacactcccgtgctcacactctcccagcctcagccCGGTGTCTGTCCTGCTGAGGCATGAACTGTCTCCTTCCTG
This window of the Tenrec ecaudatus isolate mTenEca1 chromosome 10, mTenEca1.hap1, whole genome shotgun sequence genome carries:
- the FAM163B gene encoding protein FAM163B; protein product: MTAGTVVITGGILATVILLCIIAVLCYCRLQYYCCKKDEEEDDDEEEPDYAVHSSLPPLHSNRNLVLTNGPALYPAAATSFSHKSPQARALCRSCSYYEPPTFFLQEPEDEGVRNGGERVAYRSISQEDVELSPGAFGGLQALNPNRLSAMREAFSRSRSISTDV